In one Brevibacillus composti genomic region, the following are encoded:
- a CDS encoding quinone-dependent dihydroorotate dehydrogenase, protein MYPLVRKFLFQMDAEEAHEKTVHLLKTAENSPAAKSLLKMMYQVRDKRLENKLWGISFPNPVGLAAGFDKNAEVYHALAAIGFGFVEVGTITPQGQPGNPKPRLFRLVEHEAIINRMGFNNLGAYLASQNLIDYAYADVPIGINIGKNKMTPNEEAASDYSKCLDMLYNYGHYFVINVSSPNTPNLRDLQETESLRALIRAVREKTAELEARGTSAKPILLKVAPDMADEQMRDVVRAAVEEGLSGIIATNTTLSREPVHNHPRAGEAGGLSGKPLEARATAWVKEIFQEVGDRVPIIGVGGIFTGEDAYRKIRAGASLVQVYSGMAYQGPGIAKMINKQLLRLLEQDGFTHISEAIGADAR, encoded by the coding sequence ATGTATCCTTTAGTGCGGAAATTCCTGTTTCAGATGGACGCGGAAGAAGCGCATGAAAAAACCGTCCATCTCCTCAAGACGGCAGAGAATTCCCCTGCCGCCAAGAGCTTGCTGAAAATGATGTACCAGGTGCGCGACAAGCGGCTGGAAAACAAGCTGTGGGGAATTTCCTTTCCCAATCCGGTAGGGCTTGCCGCCGGCTTTGACAAAAATGCAGAGGTCTATCATGCCCTGGCCGCGATCGGCTTTGGTTTCGTGGAGGTAGGTACGATCACGCCCCAAGGGCAGCCGGGGAATCCCAAGCCTCGCCTGTTTCGCTTGGTAGAGCATGAGGCGATTATCAACCGGATGGGCTTTAATAACCTGGGAGCGTATCTGGCCTCCCAGAACCTGATCGATTACGCCTATGCAGATGTGCCGATCGGGATCAATATCGGCAAAAACAAGATGACGCCTAATGAAGAGGCCGCGAGCGACTACAGCAAATGTCTGGACATGCTGTACAACTACGGCCATTACTTTGTGATCAACGTCAGCTCGCCGAACACGCCCAATCTCCGCGATTTGCAGGAGACCGAGAGTTTGCGCGCCTTGATCCGCGCAGTGCGGGAGAAGACTGCAGAGCTGGAGGCGCGCGGCACGAGTGCCAAGCCGATTTTGCTCAAAGTGGCACCCGACATGGCGGACGAGCAGATGCGGGATGTGGTCCGGGCGGCGGTGGAGGAAGGACTGTCCGGAATTATCGCCACCAACACGACGCTCTCCCGCGAGCCTGTGCACAACCATCCCCGCGCCGGCGAAGCAGGCGGGCTGAGCGGCAAGCCGCTGGAAGCCAGAGCCACCGCCTGGGTGAAAGAGATCTTTCAGGAAGTGGGGGACCGCGTGCCGATCATCGGCGTCGGCGGCATCTTTACCGGCGAGGACGCGTACCGGAAGATTCGCGCGGGAGCCAGTCTGGTCCAGGTGTACTCCGGCATGGCCTACCAAGGGCCGGGCATCGCCAAGATGATCAACAAGCAGCTGCTTCGCCTGCTGGAGCAGGACGGCTTTACTCACATCAGCGAAGCGATCGGAGCAGATGCCCGGTAG
- a CDS encoding energy-coupling factor ABC transporter permease, with the protein MNNRRRTAASGLLIAGFVLYFLLNEPETGHAMHIMEGYLPVGWSLFWWAVFLPFFFLGLRSINRIVKDHPEFKLLLGVAGAFAFVLSALKIPSVTGSSSHPTGTGLGAILFGPLVMAVLGSLVLLFQALLLAHGGLTTLGANAFSMAVVGPVVAYAVYRLVAGRRGNQKIGIFLAASLADLSTYLVTSVQLALAFPAESGGILASLAKFAGIFGLTQVPLAISEGLLTVLVWNWLQTYNGQELSQLRLLKKEG; encoded by the coding sequence GTGAACAACAGAAGACGCACGGCGGCCAGTGGCCTTCTGATCGCCGGGTTTGTGCTGTACTTTTTGCTGAATGAGCCGGAGACCGGCCATGCCATGCACATTATGGAGGGGTATTTGCCCGTTGGCTGGTCGCTCTTCTGGTGGGCCGTCTTTTTGCCGTTCTTTTTCCTCGGGCTGCGGTCGATCAACCGGATTGTCAAGGATCACCCCGAATTTAAACTGCTCTTGGGGGTAGCGGGAGCGTTTGCCTTTGTGCTGTCCGCGTTGAAAATCCCCTCTGTCACGGGAAGCAGCTCGCATCCGACAGGGACGGGGCTGGGCGCGATCCTGTTCGGCCCGCTGGTGATGGCTGTGCTGGGCAGCCTGGTGCTGCTATTCCAAGCGCTGCTGCTGGCCCATGGGGGATTGACCACGCTGGGAGCCAATGCGTTTTCGATGGCGGTTGTCGGCCCCGTCGTGGCATACGCCGTCTATCGGCTCGTGGCTGGCAGGAGAGGCAATCAGAAAATCGGGATTTTTCTCGCGGCGTCCTTGGCCGACCTGAGCACCTATCTGGTCACCTCGGTACAGTTGGCTTTGGCGTTTCCGGCCGAATCGGGAGGCATTCTCGCTTCTTTGGCCAAGTTTGCAGGCATATTCGGGCTGACGCAGGTGCCGCTGGCGATCAGTGAGGGACTGTTGACCGTGCTCGTGTGGAACTGGCTTCAAACCTACAACGGACAAGAACTGTCGCAACTGCGGCTGCTGAAAAAGGAGGGCTGA
- a CDS encoding energy-coupling factor ABC transporter substrate-binding protein: MKRWTNGLLLLMVAALAVLPLLMINDSEFPGADGVAEEAIAELAPDYQPWFQPVLEPPGGETESLLFALQAALGAGVIGYALGLYRGRMKKKSE; encoded by the coding sequence GTGAAGCGTTGGACGAATGGACTATTGCTGCTGATGGTCGCCGCCTTGGCTGTCCTCCCCTTGCTGATGATAAACGATTCGGAATTCCCTGGAGCCGATGGCGTGGCGGAGGAAGCGATTGCGGAATTGGCCCCCGATTATCAGCCGTGGTTTCAGCCTGTGCTGGAGCCGCCCGGCGGAGAAACGGAAAGCCTCTTGTTTGCCCTCCAGGCGGCTTTGGGAGCGGGAGTCATCGGATACGCGCTCGGCCTGTATCGCGGCCGGATGAAGAAGAAGAGCGAATGA
- the cbiQ gene encoding cobalt ECF transporter T component CbiQ, whose protein sequence is MIRRIDALAYESGLRRLPAAHKLLFSLAALTLALISHPPVQALLFVWMSVWILVYARTPWRVYVAAVGASLVFLLAGMPALLLEAARLETAGPAAGVLASRELGGWVVYVTEEGFRRGWALAVRSQAAFVCFAFLFFTVPFAELLQVFRRLGVPAVLTDLLMIMYRFIFVLLETAQQMWIAQRARGGHAGMTAALKDAARLVFQLFARAMLRYRQMYISMTARGFADDFQVIGTVASAAPSKRYQREAAAGLIVLAILEWWMRG, encoded by the coding sequence ATGATCAGGCGGATCGACGCGCTTGCCTACGAGAGCGGACTCCGCCGTCTTCCCGCCGCACATAAGCTGCTGTTTTCCCTTGCGGCCTTGACCCTCGCCCTGATCAGCCATCCGCCGGTCCAGGCGCTGCTGTTCGTCTGGATGAGCGTCTGGATCCTGGTGTATGCGCGGACCCCTTGGCGGGTATATGTAGCGGCTGTCGGGGCTTCTCTCGTCTTTTTGCTCGCGGGGATGCCCGCGCTTCTGCTGGAGGCAGCCCGGCTGGAGACGGCAGGGCCGGCAGCGGGAGTTCTGGCGAGCCGGGAGCTGGGCGGCTGGGTGGTCTACGTGACGGAAGAGGGATTTCGCAGGGGATGGGCCTTAGCCGTTCGTTCACAGGCGGCCTTTGTCTGCTTCGCTTTCCTGTTCTTCACGGTTCCGTTCGCAGAACTGCTGCAGGTGTTCCGGAGGCTGGGCGTCCCTGCCGTGCTGACGGATCTTCTGATGATTATGTACCGCTTTATTTTCGTCCTGCTGGAGACAGCTCAGCAGATGTGGATCGCACAGCGGGCGAGGGGCGGGCACGCGGGCATGACAGCTGCGCTGAAAGATGCGGCCAGGCTGGTCTTTCAGTTGTTTGCCCGGGCGATGCTGCGCTACCGGCAGATGTACATCAGCATGACAGCGAGGGGATTTGCCGATGATTTTCAGGTGATCGGGACCGTCGCATCTGCCGCCCCGTCCAAGCGGTATCAGCGGGAGGCGGCGGCGGGGCTGATTGTTCTCGCGATACTGGAATGGTGGATGAGAGGATGA
- a CDS encoding energy-coupling factor ABC transporter ATP-binding protein yields the protein MRKVTAEGNRDILRFAGIRYTYPGAGQSALQGLTMRVPEGKRCVLLGHNGCGKSTLFLHANGILRPEEGQVFWKGKTLPRDRAGLLALKQKIGLVFQDPEQQLIAATVAEDLSYGLCNQKLPAEVIRDRVRRVMESFGMLDWAERPIHQLSLGQKRRVALAGVMVLEPELLLLDEPTAYLDQGQTKSFMQELERIHAAGTTILMATHDVDLAYAWADWVLVMEKGKLVLEGEPAEVFSQRDCLERLHLRIPAVLAVWEALPAAFREMSADGCIPRSVEELTAMLRR from the coding sequence ATGAGAAAAGTGACGGCAGAAGGAAACCGAGACATACTTCGATTTGCTGGCATCCGCTACACCTACCCCGGTGCCGGGCAATCGGCGCTGCAGGGCCTGACCATGCGGGTCCCGGAGGGGAAAAGATGCGTTCTTCTGGGACACAACGGCTGCGGCAAGTCGACGCTGTTCTTGCATGCAAACGGCATTCTGCGTCCGGAGGAGGGCCAAGTTTTCTGGAAGGGTAAGACGCTGCCCCGCGATCGCGCCGGGCTGCTCGCGCTCAAGCAAAAAATCGGCCTTGTCTTTCAGGACCCGGAACAGCAGTTGATTGCCGCTACGGTAGCGGAGGATCTCTCCTACGGCTTATGCAATCAAAAGCTGCCGGCGGAAGTCATACGGGATAGAGTGCGGCGGGTGATGGAGAGCTTCGGGATGCTGGACTGGGCGGAGAGGCCCATTCATCAGCTGAGCCTCGGACAGAAGCGGCGCGTAGCCTTGGCCGGAGTGATGGTGCTGGAGCCGGAGCTGCTTCTCCTGGACGAGCCGACCGCCTATCTGGACCAGGGGCAGACGAAGAGCTTCATGCAGGAGCTGGAGCGGATTCACGCGGCGGGCACCACGATATTGATGGCGACGCACGATGTCGACCTCGCTTACGCCTGGGCGGATTGGGTACTGGTCATGGAAAAGGGAAAGCTGGTGCTGGAAGGAGAGCCGGCAGAGGTATTCTCACAGCGGGACTGCCTGGAGCGTCTCCACCTGCGGATCCCGGCTGTTCTGGCGGTGTGGGAAGCGCTGCCTGCCGCCTTTCGCGAAATGAGCGCAGATGGCTGCATCCCCCGGAGCGTAGAGGAGCTAACCGCGATGTTGCGCCGCTGA
- a CDS encoding DUF3100 domain-containing protein codes for MKREAIGATYSLDREPNLAIIVDKFGPNSGEARGALGVYICGTLFGAIYMSILASILGSTGWFHPISLAMGAAVGSGSMMAAATGSLTVLFPEAAKDIAFYSGAANLVMSIIGTYICIFFSLPLTQRLYKWLEPILGRRYPSSTNGEEKSA; via the coding sequence ATGAAGCGCGAGGCGATCGGGGCCACCTATTCGCTGGACCGCGAGCCCAATCTGGCGATTATCGTGGACAAGTTCGGCCCCAACTCCGGAGAGGCGCGCGGCGCGCTGGGCGTCTACATCTGCGGAACGCTGTTCGGCGCCATCTACATGTCGATTCTGGCCAGCATTCTCGGCAGCACTGGGTGGTTCCATCCGATCTCGCTCGCCATGGGCGCAGCCGTCGGTTCCGGCAGCATGATGGCGGCAGCCACCGGCTCCTTGACCGTCCTGTTCCCGGAAGCGGCGAAGGATATCGCCTTCTACTCCGGGGCTGCGAACCTGGTGATGAGTATCATCGGCACGTATATCTGCATTTTCTTCTCGTTGCCGCTCACGCAGCGCCTGTACAAATGGCTGGAGCCGATTCTCGGACGCAGATATCCTAGCAGCACAAACGGGGAGGAAAAAAGCGCATGA
- the glnA gene encoding type I glutamate--ammonia ligase yields the protein MDSKAVLSRINTENIEFVDFRIVDLLGRQHHVTVPAFAVDEDTFANGIAFDGSSLVGYKGIEESDMVAIPDLASAYIDPFVAAKTLNIVCNIHNPDGTPYARDPRGIALRAEAYLQKLGIATDAYFGPESEFFLFDHVRYASGPSGSFFHIDSEEAYWNTGKEEKNLGYKVPNKGGYFPVQPTDSQADIRNEMCTLLSEAGLKVERHHHEVATAGQGEINFRFDTLTRTADHLLLFKYIVRNVAAKHGKTATFMPKPIVGDNGSGMHVHQSLFDGDTPLFYEKGGYGNLSEMALFYIGGILHHAPALIALTNPSTNSYKRLVPGYEAPVNLVFSKGNRSAAIRIPVAAVTPKACRIEFRTPDSTANPYLAFTAMLMAGLDGIRRKLDPRELGFGPIDKNIYDMSPAEKADIMSAPGSLAEALAALERDCDFLMAGDVFTPEVIAAWIDLKRGELEQVERTVNPKEYELYYDL from the coding sequence ATGGATTCGAAGGCAGTATTGTCGCGTATTAACACAGAAAACATCGAATTTGTGGACTTCCGCATCGTCGATCTGCTCGGCCGGCAACACCATGTGACCGTTCCCGCATTTGCAGTAGACGAGGATACCTTCGCGAATGGCATTGCGTTTGACGGCTCCAGCCTGGTCGGCTACAAAGGCATCGAAGAAAGCGACATGGTGGCGATCCCTGATTTGGCCAGCGCCTATATCGACCCTTTCGTGGCAGCCAAAACCCTCAATATCGTCTGCAATATCCACAATCCCGACGGCACCCCCTACGCCCGCGACCCGCGCGGAATCGCCTTGCGAGCCGAAGCCTATCTGCAAAAGCTGGGGATTGCTACTGACGCCTACTTCGGCCCTGAATCCGAATTCTTCCTCTTTGACCACGTCCGTTACGCCTCCGGCCCGTCCGGCTCCTTTTTCCACATCGATTCTGAAGAAGCCTACTGGAATACCGGCAAGGAAGAAAAAAACCTGGGCTATAAAGTGCCTAACAAAGGCGGCTATTTTCCCGTGCAGCCCACCGATTCGCAAGCAGACATCCGCAATGAAATGTGCACGCTGCTGTCTGAAGCTGGGCTGAAGGTAGAGCGGCATCATCACGAAGTGGCCACCGCCGGTCAGGGCGAGATCAACTTCCGCTTTGACACCTTGACACGGACGGCGGATCATCTGCTCCTGTTCAAATACATCGTGCGCAATGTCGCGGCCAAGCACGGCAAGACCGCTACCTTTATGCCAAAGCCGATCGTCGGCGACAACGGCAGCGGCATGCACGTCCACCAAAGCCTCTTTGACGGCGACACTCCGCTGTTCTATGAAAAAGGCGGCTACGGCAACCTGAGCGAAATGGCTCTCTTCTACATCGGCGGCATTCTGCACCACGCTCCTGCCCTGATCGCCCTGACCAATCCCAGCACCAACTCCTACAAGCGTCTGGTGCCCGGCTATGAAGCTCCGGTTAATCTGGTCTTTTCCAAAGGAAACCGCTCCGCTGCCATCCGGATTCCCGTCGCCGCGGTTACTCCCAAAGCCTGCCGGATCGAATTCCGTACGCCGGACTCGACCGCCAACCCGTATCTGGCTTTTACGGCGATGCTGATGGCCGGACTCGACGGCATCCGGCGAAAGCTGGACCCGCGCGAGCTGGGCTTTGGCCCGATCGACAAAAATATCTACGATATGTCCCCGGCAGAAAAAGCGGACATCATGAGCGCGCCAGGCTCACTTGCGGAAGCTCTGGCTGCCTTGGAGCGCGACTGCGACTTCCTGATGGCGGGCGACGTGTTTACCCCGGAAGTGATCGCAGCCTGGATCGACCTGAAGAGAGGCGAGCTCGAGCAAGTAGAGCGCACTGTCAATCCGAAAGAATATGAGCTGTATTACGATCTGTAA
- the panE gene encoding 2-dehydropantoate 2-reductase — MKVLILGAGAVGGYFGARLAEAGADVTFLVRERRRKQLRQNGLRVNSIHGDIHVREPQLVAAGEAASPFDVVLLSNKAYHLADSMAAIAPYVGENTMVLPLLNGIAHMEPLFERFGRERVLGGLCFIETTLNADGEVVQTSPIHELVFGEWDGGESERIDKLKQAFSGTKASFRASTQIQRDMWHKYLFITTLSGITTLMNASVGPIREAVYGLELTRQLSEESASVMRKIGAPIDADIVDKQMQTFLNQSYGMKASMLRDMEKGLPVEADQLQGYLIQKAEQFGVSVPLLKVVYNNLKVYELKRAADK, encoded by the coding sequence GTGAAGGTATTGATCCTGGGAGCGGGAGCGGTTGGCGGGTATTTTGGCGCGCGATTGGCCGAGGCTGGAGCAGATGTGACGTTTCTTGTCAGGGAGAGAAGGCGGAAACAATTGCGGCAGAACGGATTGCGGGTAAACAGTATCCACGGGGATATCCACGTCCGCGAGCCGCAGCTGGTCGCCGCAGGGGAGGCGGCAAGCCCTTTTGACGTGGTGCTTTTGTCCAACAAAGCGTACCACTTGGCCGACAGCATGGCGGCGATCGCGCCGTATGTAGGAGAAAACACGATGGTCCTGCCGCTGTTAAACGGCATCGCCCATATGGAGCCGCTGTTCGAGCGGTTTGGCCGGGAGCGCGTATTGGGCGGCTTGTGCTTCATCGAGACGACCCTGAATGCAGACGGCGAGGTGGTCCAGACCAGCCCGATTCACGAGCTCGTTTTCGGAGAATGGGACGGGGGAGAAAGCGAGCGGATCGACAAGCTGAAGCAGGCCTTCTCCGGGACGAAGGCGTCTTTTCGAGCCAGCACCCAGATTCAGCGCGACATGTGGCATAAGTATCTGTTTATCACGACGCTCTCCGGCATCACCACGCTGATGAACGCATCGGTGGGTCCGATCCGCGAAGCGGTCTACGGCCTGGAGTTGACTCGTCAGCTGTCCGAAGAGAGCGCCTCGGTCATGCGGAAGATCGGAGCGCCGATCGATGCGGATATCGTGGACAAGCAGATGCAGACGTTTCTCAACCAGAGCTATGGCATGAAAGCTTCCATGCTGCGCGATATGGAAAAAGGATTGCCCGTAGAGGCAGATCAGCTGCAGGGCTATCTGATCCAAAAAGCGGAGCAGTTCGGCGTGTCTGTTCCGCTGCTCAAAGTCGTTTACAATAATTTAAAGGTGTATGAATTGAAGCGGGCTGCAGACAAATAA
- a CDS encoding 4-hydroxy-3-methylbut-2-enyl diphosphate reductase codes for MEVIKISPRGYCYGVVDAMVLALKTAQNFDLPRPIHILGMIVHNAHVVESFEKMGVKTLDGEDRLALLDQIDEGTVIFTAHGVSPEVRKKAREKGLTVVDATCPDVTKTHDLIREKTADGYHVIYIGKKGHPEPEGAVGIAPDRVHLVQSVEEIEKLSIPTDRLIVTNQTTMSQWDVKHLMDAILKRYPQVEIHNEICLATQVRQEAVAEQAGEADLTIVVGDPRSNNSNRLAQVATEIAHVPAYRIADLSELDLAWLKGKKKVAVTSGASTPTPLTKEVIQFLEQYDENKPETWEKKRTVNMEKILPSVK; via the coding sequence GTGGAAGTCATTAAAATTTCCCCCCGCGGCTATTGCTACGGTGTCGTCGATGCCATGGTGCTCGCGCTCAAAACTGCCCAAAACTTTGATTTGCCTCGTCCCATTCACATTTTGGGAATGATCGTCCACAACGCGCATGTTGTGGAATCGTTTGAGAAAATGGGTGTGAAAACGCTTGACGGGGAAGACCGGCTCGCCCTGTTGGATCAGATAGACGAAGGAACCGTCATTTTTACGGCTCACGGCGTCTCGCCGGAAGTGCGGAAAAAGGCGCGGGAGAAAGGGTTGACGGTCGTGGACGCGACCTGCCCGGACGTGACCAAGACGCATGATTTGATCCGGGAAAAGACAGCGGATGGCTACCATGTCATCTACATCGGCAAAAAGGGACATCCGGAGCCGGAGGGAGCGGTCGGCATCGCTCCCGACCGGGTGCATCTCGTCCAGTCCGTCGAAGAGATTGAAAAACTGTCGATCCCGACGGATAGGCTGATCGTCACCAACCAGACGACGATGAGCCAATGGGATGTCAAGCACTTGATGGATGCGATTTTGAAGCGGTATCCGCAAGTGGAGATTCACAATGAGATCTGCCTTGCCACCCAGGTGCGGCAGGAGGCGGTTGCCGAGCAGGCGGGAGAAGCGGACCTCACGATTGTCGTCGGCGACCCGCGCAGCAATAACTCCAACCGTCTGGCACAAGTGGCTACCGAAATCGCCCATGTGCCCGCCTATCGCATCGCGGACCTGTCCGAACTGGATCTGGCCTGGCTGAAAGGCAAGAAAAAAGTCGCCGTCACATCCGGGGCTTCTACCCCGACTCCGCTGACCAAGGAAGTGATCCAGTTTCTCGAGCAGTACGATGAGAACAAGCCGGAGACGTGGGAAAAGAAGCGGACCGTCAATATGGAGAAGATTCTCCCCTCGGTGAAGTAA
- a CDS encoding MFS transporter, whose product MKDTVWRHGRLCSLYLFIYYGYGSFYPLISQYYQSIQLTGTQIGIISAITPVVSMITQPVWGMICDRFQVRKPVLMMALLLAGLLGLLFPAVSTFAFVFLLFVILSIFQSALVPISDSMALGYAKENHLQFGDIRLWGAVGFALAALLTGIALENWGTNSIFISYCAALLLAGLILRKIPDHAESVPRIGAGMLQGVKELFKLPRFVLFLIASFFIYGAINAHNIWFSLYYQQIGGSIAGVGLAFMLFAGSEAPFMKMAGYFVRRYGLELTILLAAAVSAARWLWYSTSPNTTLVIALFFMQGLSVGFYLATAAQFVRDDTPASLQVTALSLFASIGNGLGSMACNLAGGWIKDMWSVLETYLFFGIATGIGLIPLLLIRFGPWKQPAAASGSES is encoded by the coding sequence ATGAAAGACACCGTTTGGCGTCATGGGAGATTATGCTCGCTCTATCTGTTTATCTACTACGGGTACGGCTCGTTTTATCCGCTGATTTCTCAGTATTATCAATCGATTCAGCTGACAGGCACGCAAATCGGGATCATCAGTGCGATTACCCCCGTGGTGTCCATGATTACGCAGCCCGTCTGGGGGATGATCTGCGATCGCTTTCAGGTGCGCAAACCGGTCCTGATGATGGCCCTGCTTCTAGCCGGATTGCTGGGACTGCTCTTTCCGGCCGTTTCCACGTTTGCCTTCGTCTTTCTCTTGTTTGTCATTCTGTCTATTTTTCAAAGCGCGCTGGTGCCGATCTCGGACAGCATGGCGCTTGGCTACGCCAAAGAGAATCACCTCCAATTCGGCGACATTCGCCTGTGGGGAGCGGTGGGATTTGCGCTGGCCGCGCTGCTGACGGGAATTGCGCTGGAGAATTGGGGGACGAATAGCATTTTCATTTCTTATTGCGCGGCTTTGCTTCTGGCTGGATTGATCTTACGGAAAATTCCCGATCATGCGGAATCGGTGCCCCGCATCGGCGCCGGTATGCTGCAGGGCGTGAAAGAACTGTTCAAGCTCCCTCGATTTGTCCTGTTTCTGATCGCTTCGTTTTTTATCTACGGGGCGATCAATGCGCACAATATCTGGTTTTCCCTGTACTACCAGCAGATTGGCGGTTCGATCGCGGGTGTAGGGCTGGCCTTCATGCTGTTTGCCGGCAGCGAGGCGCCTTTTATGAAAATGGCCGGCTACTTCGTCAGAAGGTACGGCCTGGAGCTGACGATTCTCTTGGCTGCGGCTGTTTCCGCTGCGAGATGGCTGTGGTACAGCACCTCCCCGAATACGACCCTGGTGATTGCGCTCTTTTTCATGCAGGGGCTGTCTGTCGGATTCTACCTCGCAACGGCTGCGCAGTTCGTCAGGGATGACACGCCGGCCTCCTTGCAGGTGACAGCCTTGTCCCTGTTTGCCTCGATCGGCAATGGACTCGGATCGATGGCGTGCAATCTGGCAGGGGGCTGGATCAAAGACATGTGGTCCGTCCTCGAGACGTACCTCTTCTTTGGCATTGCAACGGGAATCGGGCTGATCCCGCTGCTCCTGATCCGCTTTGGGCCGTGGAAACAGCCGGCCGCAGCCAGCGGCAGCGAGTCATAG
- a CDS encoding cupredoxin domain-containing protein — MTRQRLRQWRYPLIALSLILGLLGIHHQYRITASPAAVQRVQTITISNAGFLPNKLTARKGEVISLTVINTDIRPHNLVIRDLQVSSIDLKPSQSTTLQFTVDQEGQFPFVSDTPGYPETGYQGVLIVN; from the coding sequence ATGACCCGTCAACGGTTGAGACAGTGGCGCTATCCGTTGATCGCGCTCTCGCTGATTTTGGGGCTGCTGGGCATCCATCACCAGTACCGGATCACAGCTTCCCCGGCAGCTGTCCAACGAGTGCAGACGATCACCATTTCCAATGCCGGATTTTTGCCGAACAAGCTGACGGCCCGCAAAGGCGAAGTCATCTCGCTGACCGTCATCAATACGGATATTCGCCCCCATAATCTGGTAATCCGCGACTTGCAGGTGTCTTCGATCGATTTAAAACCCAGCCAATCCACCACTCTGCAGTTCACCGTCGATCAGGAAGGGCAGTTTCCGTTTGTGTCTGACACGCCCGGTTATCCTGAGACGGGCTATCAGGGTGTCTTGATCGTAAATTAG
- a CDS encoding LysE/ArgO family amino acid transporter, giving the protein MLEAILHGFVLALGLILPLGVQNVFVFNQGALQPTLWRALPVVITAALCDTLLILLAVLGVSLVVLTFAWLKTILFAVGVCFLTYMGILTWRSRPGVDKQQAERFTPKRQIIFAASVSLLNPHAILDTIGVIGTSSLQYAGTLKWGFALSCILVSWLWFLSLAIAGRTAGKLDPSGRLMRSLNIISALIIWAIALYMAIALLRDAAW; this is encoded by the coding sequence ATGTTGGAAGCCATTCTGCACGGTTTTGTGCTCGCGCTGGGGCTGATTTTGCCGCTGGGTGTGCAAAACGTGTTTGTCTTTAATCAGGGGGCGCTGCAGCCGACCCTCTGGCGAGCGCTGCCTGTGGTGATAACGGCGGCGCTCTGCGATACCCTGCTTATCTTGCTGGCGGTGCTGGGCGTTTCCCTGGTCGTCCTTACTTTTGCCTGGCTGAAGACGATCCTGTTCGCCGTAGGGGTCTGCTTTTTGACCTACATGGGCATCCTGACCTGGCGAAGCCGTCCCGGGGTAGACAAACAGCAGGCGGAACGGTTTACGCCCAAGCGGCAGATCATCTTCGCCGCATCCGTCTCCCTGCTGAATCCTCACGCGATTCTGGACACGATCGGTGTGATCGGCACCAGCTCGCTCCAGTATGCAGGTACGCTCAAATGGGGCTTTGCCCTCTCCTGCATCCTGGTCTCGTGGCTCTGGTTCCTGTCACTTGCCATCGCGGGCCGCACCGCAGGCAAGCTGGACCCGTCAGGCAGGCTAATGCGGAGTTTGAACATCATTTCCGCCCTGATCATATGGGCAATCGCCCTCTATATGGCAATCGCTCTGCTTCGCGATGCGGCCTGGTAA